The sequence below is a genomic window from Halodesulfovibrio sp. MK-HDV.
CTATTTGAGTAATTATGGTTCAAGGCGGCACGCCGCTGGCCAAACTATTCTATGAAATCAAAAAGTGTCCATGCCTGTAAAGCGGAGTTTGGTTGTGTCTTCCTCTTCCTTTTTACTTTATTCTCAGCATTTGTGTCTGAATAGGCAGTTGGGCTCTGACAATTGCATTTCCAGTTCTTTGGATTAAGAAGAAATTGATTACGTTGAGTTGTACAAAAGCCGTCTATCCTAAGATAGACGGCTTTTGTTGTTTTCATCTGGCTAGTAATGCTTCCAGTTTTTAGTGCACAAGGTACTCCGACTGTTTTGACTGATACCGAGTCCCAAGCTTTCCCATTCCACGCTCCCGCGGGGGGACGGGGNGCTCAGGCGCTAACGCCCCTTTCCATTCTCTCTGCGCTTTAACGCGTGATGCCATGCTTCCTCTTTCTGAGATTATTCACGGAATGATCATGGTGGTGCTGCATTTTTCCCAGTGTTATCGTTCGTACTAAAAACAATGCCGTGAATAATCTCAGAAACGAAAAGTAAGGAGGAGTGGTGGAAGTAAGTTTGCGGTCAGTGATGGTAGCTTCATCCTTGCTCTCAAGGAAGGGGATAGAGGTCGGGTGATGGTTGTGTTTCTCTCTTGTGTTATCGCTAGAGGATGAGAGAACTCTTGCATAAGCCCATCCTTGATACACGGCTGCCGTGACCAGCAGGCAGTTTTATATTTCGTATTGAAAGATAGTTTTTTGACAGCTACCGCTCTCAAACTTCCTTATTTCTAGTTAGAAACGAAAAGGAGAAATTCGCGATCTTATAGCCCGTAAGCTAATTTTTGAGCTTAAATTCTCCTAAAGTTAGAAGCAAGTTCTTCTCTATGGAATTTAAAAAATCGATTGAAAATAGTAATGGTTATAGAAAGAGATTGACTCAATTTGACCGCCCTCGTAAGCAAATGCGCAGTATGTACTTACTACTGTGTTGGAGATAGGCCACTGCGTTGCTGTTTGAACATACGTTGCGAATGTTCTTGAGGTGTGATTGCTGATTTCGCTGTAGTAGCGAATCAGCTTTTTCCTCGTGCTTTGGTCTAACGTTGAATTAATCCCCATTAGCTCACTGGAGGAGTGATCATGTCGTTCTTTAAACGATTTGGAGAATTTGGTTTAATCTTGCAATTGTTGCTAGGTATTGCAGCTGGTGTTGTTGTTGGTCTTACTGCAGGCACTGGTGTGATGGAAGTGGTTGTAAGTTTGAAATATGTGCTTGGGCAGTTTATTTTTTACTCTGTTCCGCTTGTTATTATCGCATTTATTGCACCAGCGATTGTTCGTCTTGGTAAAAACGCTAGTTCTATGTTGTTCACAGGCGTAGGCTTTGCGTATCTGTCTGCTGCTGGTGCTGCGACAATGGCTGCTGCCGCTGGCTACATTATTATTCCGCATCTTTCTATTGCAACTAAAGTTGATGCACTTCACGAACTGCCGGAAGTTCTTTTTCAGCTGAATATTCCGCCAGTGATGTCAGTAATGACTGCTCTCATTACTGCTCTTGTTTTTGGCCTGGCGACTGTCTGGACTAAAGCTGAATCTTTCGAGCGTATCTTCAGTGATTTTGAAAGAATCATGATGCAGGTTGTTAGCCGCATTATCATTCCGATTCTTCCTTTCTTTATTGCTACTACCTTCGCAGGTCTTGCATACGAAGGTACACTCACCAAACAGCTGCCTGTATTCTTGAAAGTTGTTGTGATCGTAATTCTTGGTCATTTCATTTGGCTGACTGTGCTTTACACAATTGCTGCGGTTATTTCTAAACGCAACCCGATAGAAGTAATCCGCCATTACCCTTCAGC
It includes:
- a CDS encoding cation:dicarboxylate symporter family transporter, whose protein sequence is MSFFKRFGEFGLILQLLLGIAAGVVVGLTAGTGVMEVVVSLKYVLGQFIFYSVPLVIIAFIAPAIVRLGKNASSMLFTGVGFAYLSAAGAATMAAAAGYIIIPHLSIATKVDALHELPEVLFQLNIPPVMSVMTALITALVFGLATVWTKAESFERIFSDFERIMMQVVSRIIIPILPFFIATTFAGLAYEGTLTKQLPVFLKVVVIVILGHFIWLTVLYTIAAVISKRNPIEVIRHYPSAYLTAVGTMSSAATLPVSLECAAKSKVLSKSVVEFMVPLGATVHLCGSVLTETFFAMTISMMLYGTLPSVATMALFIALFGIFAIGAPGVPGGTVMASLGIVVGVLHFDPAGVALLLAIFALQDSFGTACNVTGDGALALMLEGIFNKDKKLN